A segment of the Streptomyces sp. XD-27 genome:
GCGGTTGACCAGCGGGACCGAGGCCGCCGTCGGACCTTATACCACAGCGAAGGCGTCCCCCTTCGGGGCCTGTCCGTCCCTGGGCCCGGTCGCTAGGGTGGGGCGTCGAAGGCAAAACCGGGAGGAGCTACGGACGTGGCCGAAACCACCACCGATCAGCGGCTGGACAGCGGCAAGAAGCCGGAACTCGACCTGACGGACGCGAAGTGGCAGTCGAGCAGTCAGGGGAAGGGCGATGTCGAGATCGCCTTCGTGGAGGG
Coding sequences within it:
- a CDS encoding DUF397 domain-containing protein, with the translated sequence MAETTTDQRLDSGKKPELDLTDAKWQSSSQGKGDVEIAFVEGYIAMRDGRNPDGPALIFTPAEWRAFVLGARDGEFDLT